In Deltaproteobacteria bacterium, the following are encoded in one genomic region:
- the rpsS gene encoding 30S ribosomal protein S19, with product MPRSVKKGPFIDEHLLKKVKLLEESGEKKVIKTWSRRSTVTPDMIGYTFAVHNGRKFVPVYATENMVGHKLGEFSPTRTFYSHSGDRKGEVKKAGKA from the coding sequence ATGCCTCGCTCAGTGAAGAAAGGTCCGTTTATAGACGAACATCTCCTCAAGAAAGTCAAACTTCTTGAGGAGAGTGGAGAAAAAAAGGTCATTAAAACTTGGTCCCGACGGTCGACCGTCACTCCGGATATGATCGGTTATACCTTCGCTGTTCACAATGGACGGAAATTCGTGCCAGTCTACGCCACTGAAAATATGGTCGGTCACAAACTTGGCGAATTTTCTCCGACGAGGACATTCTATAGCCATTCTGGAGATCGAAAAGGCGAAGTGAAAAAGGCAGGAAAAGCCTAG
- the rplV gene encoding 50S ribosomal protein L22, which yields MESVAVTRNIRISPQKARLVADLIRGKQVEEALLVLRFTQKKAARIFVKTLQSAIANATETQSVDPDALYVKRTYVDGGATIKRFTPRAHGRATPIRKRTSHFTVIVDER from the coding sequence ATGGAATCCGTAGCCGTCACTCGTAATATTCGCATCTCACCCCAAAAGGCGAGACTTGTTGCCGACCTTATTCGCGGCAAACAGGTTGAAGAAGCGCTGCTCGTCTTGCGGTTTACTCAGAAAAAGGCGGCGCGCATTTTCGTGAAAACTTTGCAATCGGCTATCGCTAACGCGACCGAAACTCAAAGTGTCGACCCCGACGCGCTGTACGTGAAACGTACCTACGTTGATGGCGGGGCGACTATCAAACGCTTCACGCCACGCGCGCATGGCCGAGCAACGCCGATACGTAAACGAACGAGCCACTTTACGGTCATAGTGGACGAACGCTAA
- the rpsC gene encoding 30S ribosomal protein S3 translates to MGQKVHPKGFRLGVLEGWESRWFAERDYALLLHDDIKIRDFIKKRLHHAGIAKVEIERAANKAKINIYTARPGIVIGKKGAEIEKLKSELGKKTDKEVYLNIHEVRRPDLDAQLVAENVALQLERRVAFRRAMKESVARAIRMGAQGVKIRCSGRLAGAEIARTEWYREGRVPLHTLRADISYGLAEAKTTYGIIGVKVWIFRGEVLTRDEEQPKSTANA, encoded by the coding sequence ATGGGTCAGAAAGTACATCCGAAAGGATTTCGGCTGGGAGTGTTGGAAGGGTGGGAATCTCGCTGGTTTGCAGAAAGAGACTATGCTCTTCTCCTCCACGACGATATCAAAATTCGTGACTTCATCAAAAAGAGACTGCACCATGCTGGCATCGCGAAAGTCGAGATCGAGCGAGCGGCGAACAAAGCGAAGATCAATATCTACACGGCGCGTCCGGGGATCGTCATCGGCAAAAAGGGCGCGGAAATAGAAAAACTAAAATCCGAACTCGGAAAGAAGACCGATAAGGAAGTGTATCTCAATATCCATGAAGTCCGTCGCCCAGACCTTGATGCGCAATTGGTAGCTGAAAATGTCGCCCTTCAGTTGGAACGGCGTGTCGCCTTTCGGCGAGCGATGAAAGAAAGCGTCGCGCGTGCGATCCGCATGGGAGCGCAAGGCGTGAAAATACGTTGCTCCGGTCGGCTGGCAGGTGCCGAGATCGCGCGAACAGAGTGGTACCGTGAAGGAAGAGTGCCGCTCCATACTCTTCGTGCGGATATTAGCTATGGTCTCGCGGAAGCGAAAACCACCTACGGTATCATTGGGGTGAAAGTGTGGATCTTCCGAGGCGAAGTCCTCACCCGAGACGAAGAACAACCAAAAAGTACGGCCAACGCGTAG